A stretch of Corallococcus macrosporus DNA encodes these proteins:
- a CDS encoding HPr family phosphocarrier protein, with translation MASEAEGTFEIINALGLHARAAAQMVKVANRFKSEVSIQASGQRANAKSIMGVLMLAAAQGTKVKLTCKGEDAEACLSELKKLIEDRFGEAQ, from the coding sequence ATGGCGAGTGAAGCCGAGGGAACCTTCGAGATCATCAACGCGCTGGGGCTGCACGCCCGGGCCGCGGCGCAGATGGTCAAGGTGGCCAACCGCTTCAAGAGCGAGGTCTCCATCCAGGCCTCCGGGCAGCGCGCCAACGCCAAGTCCATCATGGGCGTGCTGATGCTCGCGGCGGCCCAGGGCACCAAGGTGAAGCTCACCTGCAAGGGCGAGGACGCCGAGGCCTGCCTGTCCGAATTGAAAAAGCTCATCGAGGACCGGTTTGGCGAAGCGCAGTGA
- a CDS encoding PTS sugar transporter subunit IIC has product MNVGWTQVALACLWGGLVAVERKAFLQAMLSRPLVAATFMGALLGDVGGGLSVGMLLELFYLGTANLGASLPENDTIAATGTAAAAATLTTATGAGSTPAIWSLAVLLFIGLGRVGRRLDRLLEGYSARLARVALASAEAGNLTRAMRQNLWGMWPHFVCYGAITGACALAGYFLEPVMVALPHGLVRGLAWAYPAMASVAAAIAAQSSHAKRAPLYAGLAAAAVTAAVVLVQLQEQRP; this is encoded by the coding sequence GTGAACGTCGGCTGGACCCAGGTGGCGCTCGCGTGTCTCTGGGGGGGCCTGGTGGCCGTGGAGCGCAAGGCGTTCCTCCAGGCCATGCTGTCCCGGCCCCTGGTGGCCGCCACGTTCATGGGCGCCCTGCTGGGTGACGTGGGCGGGGGCCTGTCCGTCGGCATGCTGCTGGAGCTGTTCTACCTGGGGACCGCCAACCTGGGCGCCTCCCTGCCGGAGAACGACACCATCGCGGCCACTGGCACCGCCGCCGCCGCCGCCACCCTCACCACCGCCACGGGCGCGGGCTCCACGCCGGCCATCTGGTCGCTGGCCGTGCTGCTCTTCATCGGCCTGGGGCGGGTGGGGCGCCGGCTGGACCGGCTGCTGGAGGGCTACTCCGCCCGGCTCGCGCGCGTGGCGCTGGCGTCCGCGGAGGCCGGCAACCTCACGCGCGCGATGCGGCAGAACCTGTGGGGCATGTGGCCGCACTTCGTCTGCTACGGCGCCATCACCGGCGCGTGCGCGCTGGCCGGCTACTTCCTGGAGCCGGTGATGGTGGCGCTGCCGCACGGGCTGGTGCGGGGCCTCGCGTGGGCGTACCCGGCCATGGCGTCCGTGGCGGCGGCCATCGCGGCGCAGTCCAGCCACGCGAAGCGCGCTCCCCTGTACGCGGGGCTTGCCGCGGCGGCCGTCACCGCGGCGGTGGTGCTGGTGCAGTTGCAGGAGCAGCGGCCATGA
- a CDS encoding PTS system mannose/fructose/sorbose family transporter subunit IID, which yields MSVQTTPTPAAAPAFTPPARLSRGTVLRVFLRSLFLQASWNPKGMQNLGLAYAVYPALERLYPPGPQREAAVRRHLVFFNTHPYVAAAIVGGVVNHEQKIARGEETPDRVVGFKAALMGPLAALGDGFFWLSLKPAVGGLCAAMVPLLGVWAVVLFLVLYNLVHLLLRIRLYWLGLSLGDRLVEAVARVNLPAKGARLRGVAAASAGGLAAWLAVSFGATAGGTWAPFLAVGCLAVGVLAYVAVNRRVPTYVVLYVAAGLACAAGAFL from the coding sequence ATGAGCGTGCAGACGACGCCCACGCCCGCGGCCGCCCCCGCCTTCACGCCGCCCGCGCGGCTGTCGCGGGGCACGGTGCTGCGCGTCTTCCTGCGCTCGCTCTTCCTCCAGGCGTCGTGGAACCCCAAGGGCATGCAGAACCTGGGGCTCGCGTACGCGGTGTATCCCGCGCTGGAGCGGCTGTACCCGCCGGGCCCGCAGCGCGAGGCGGCGGTGCGCCGGCACCTGGTCTTCTTCAACACGCACCCATACGTGGCCGCGGCCATCGTGGGCGGCGTGGTGAACCACGAACAGAAGATTGCCCGGGGGGAGGAGACGCCGGACCGGGTGGTGGGCTTCAAGGCGGCGCTGATGGGGCCGCTGGCGGCGCTGGGGGACGGGTTCTTCTGGCTGTCGCTGAAGCCCGCGGTGGGCGGCCTGTGCGCGGCCATGGTGCCCTTGCTGGGCGTCTGGGCGGTGGTGCTCTTCCTGGTGCTCTACAACCTGGTGCACCTGCTCTTGCGCATCCGGCTGTACTGGCTGGGCCTGAGCCTGGGGGACCGGCTGGTGGAGGCCGTGGCGCGGGTGAACCTTCCTGCCAAGGGCGCCCGCCTGCGGGGCGTGGCGGCGGCGAGCGCGGGCGGGCTGGCCGCGTGGCTGGCGGTCAGCTTCGGGGCGACGGCGGGCGGGACCTGGGCGCCGTTCCTGGCGGTGGGGTGCCTGGCGGTGGGCGTGTTGGCGTACGTGGCCGTCAACCGGCGGGTCCCCACCTACGTGGTCCTCTATGTCGCGGCGGGATTGGCCTGCGCGGCGGGCGCCTTTCTGTGA